One genomic window of Anaerotignum faecicola includes the following:
- a CDS encoding SAM-dependent methyltransferase encodes MGFITLGDVSIYSTCSYLLERLWNRGYATRLECGIPSFSAAAARLGIPLVSGAEELHVIPATYQVKDALKLP; translated from the coding sequence GTGGGCTTCATAACACTGGGGGATGTGAGCATCTACTCCACCTGCAGCTATCTGCTGGAACGACTGTGGAACCGGGGGTATGCGACGAGGCTGGAATGCGGAATCCCTTCATTTTCAGCGGCGGCGGCCAGACTTGGCATACCGCTGGTGTCCGGAGCGGAGGAACTGCACGTGATCCCGGCTACGTATCAGGTGAAGGATGCGCTGAAGCTTCCGG